GCCGCCGTGCCGGACATCGACGACACGGTGTACGACGCCGAGGCGATCGTGGGGGAGTGGGCCGGTCAGAGCGGCCGCTGAGCCAGCTCGATCCAGGCGTCGCAGGCCACCACGAACCGGGTGGTGTCGACGTCGTCGTTCATCACGCCGGAGCGGTACCGGTTGAGCGCCCGCAGCGCGGTGCCCGCCACCCGCCAGCACGCCATCCGGTAGTGGAAGTCGAAGTCGGAGAGGTCCTCCCCGGTGAGTGCGGCGTAGTGCGCGACCGCCTCGTCGAGGCTCGCGGCGCCCGGCGCGGACGTGGCCAGCCGGACGCCGAGCATCGCCTCGGCCGGCGGGTCCCAGAACGCGGCCAGCAGCCCCAGGTCGGCAAGCGGCTCGCCGAGCGTCACCAGCTCCCAGTCCAGCACCGCGCGGATGCCGCCGCCGGCGTCGACGATCGCGTTGCCGAGCCGGTAGTCGCCGTGCACGACGCGGCTGCGGTCGTCCCGCGGCATCCGCCGCTCCAGCCGCGCGGCCATCGCCTCCAGCCGCGCGGCCCGGGGCGCCGCCTCGCCGGCGGACGAGCGGGCGATCACCGAACGCCAGCGGTGCAGCTGGCGCCGCAGGTAGGCGCCGCGCGGACCGAGGTCGCCGAGCCCGACCTCGTCGGGGTCCACGGCGTGCAGGGCGGCCAGGGTGGCCACGACCGACAGCGAGGCGTGGCGCAGCGCCGCCGGGTCGAGCAGCGTGGCCGCCGCGTCCGCGTCGGCGAGCACGTGGCCGTCCACGAAGTCGGTCACGTGGCAGGGCAGGCCGAGCGGGTCTCCCGCCGTGCCGACGAGCCGGACCCGCGGCACCGGTACGGCCGTCGGGTGCAGCGCCGACATGGCCCGCGCCTCGCGGCCGGTGTCGTGCGCGCCGCCGTCGTGGCGCCCGGCCGGCCGGTGGCGCAGCACCCACGCGTGGCCGGCCACGTCGGTGACCCGGTAGGTGAGCATGCTGTAGCCGCCGGCGATCCGCTCGGCGCGGAACGGCGGCACGGACTCGGGCAGTCCCCGGGCGAGCCACCCGCCGACCGCCGCGGGCACTCCCGTGGCCAGCGGCGCGGCCGATGTCGCGGTCACGCCCGGGGCAGCGGTCCGGCCGCCGCCGTCGCCGCCATCCCGATGGGCCGGCCGTCCACCATCTGGTCGAGCATCTCCACGACGCCCAGGCCGCGCCGCCCGTCGCTGGTGACGAACTCGTACGCCGAGTAGCCGATCCGGGTGACCAGCTCCGTGCCGTCCTCGGTGGTGCGCCGGTGCCGCAGCGGCACGAACCGCTCCGGCGCCCGGGCGGTGCCGGTCAGGGTCACCGGCCCGCCGGCGGTGCCGACCTCGCACACGGCGCGGCGGCAGAAGCCGTCGGCGGTCCACTCGACCGACAGGTCGGTCAGCTCGGCCTGGGTCGCGACACCGCCGCTGACGGCGGCGGCGCGGCGGGTCCGCACACCGTCGCGGCGCAGGACGTCCAGGGTCATGACGGCCGAGCCGTCGTCGAACGCCGCGGTGATCCAGCGGTACAGCACCGGCCCGGCCCAGTCGCGCGGTCCCCAGGAGTGGTCCCGCAGGCCGCCGCCGCGCAGCCGCAGCGACAGGTCGCCCGCGGCCAGCTCGCCGTCGACGTGGATGAACTGCTCGTAGTGGCCGATCGCCAGCGAGTCCTCCAGGACGTTCTCCGGCGTCTCGCCGTTGGTGCCGAACGAGGCGCCGTTGCCGGTGACCGAGAGCCGGATGCGGGTCTCGCGCTTCGGCGCCTCCCGGAAGGCGGTGCCGGGTGTGGCCAGCACGGTCGGGTCGGCGAAGGAGGACAGCGGCCCGTCGAACGACAGCCGCTGCCGGCGGTGTGGTTCGAGGATGTCGAACGCGAGCCCGCCCACGGCGAGCCCGGCGGCGGGGACCGAGGTGGTCCGCTCGTAGCCGAACAGCGTCTCGCCGTCCGGCAGGAACACCAGGACGCCGGCCTGGCCGGCCGGTTGGTTGGGCTGCATCGCCACCCGCATCCAGCCGACCACGCCCGCCTCCGGGCAGCAGAAGTTGTAGTACGTGCTCTCGTTGTAGGCGGGCTGGTCGTCGGGGACGTGCCGGTACTCGTGCTCGGGTGCGATCGTCTCGGCGAACATCGACATGGCGCCTCCTCAGCGCGTGTTACCAACCATCCGTTTGGTTAAGAACGTACCACCACCGGCAGCCACCGGGATGGCGGCGGCCAGCGCGGTGGCGAGCGCCATCGAGACGGCCAGCACCACGAAGCCGGCGGTGTAGCCGGACGCGAGCGGTACGCCGCCGCCGTCGAGGTGGGCGGTGACGACCGTGGCCGTCACCGCGGTGCCCACGGCGCCACCGATGTTGCGGGCGTTGAAGTTGACCGCTCCCGCGACCGCGGTCTGCGACGCCGGTACCGACACGACGACCAGGGTCGCCAGCGACGCGAGCGCGACGCCGAGCGCCAGACCGTAGACGCCGAGGGCGGTCACGAGCTGCCACGCGGTGGCGTACCGCCAGGCGACGGCGGCCAGGCAGACCGCGATGACGGCGCAGGCCGCCACGACCACGCGCCGGGAGCCGGCCCGCCGTACCAGCCGGGCGGCGGCCAGCCCGCCCAGGAAGACCGCGCTCGCCAGCGGCAGCATCAGCAGCCCGGAGCCGGTCACGCTGGTACCCGCGCCGTACCCGGTCGAAGCCGGCGCCTGCAGGATCTGCGGCACGAACGCGTACACGGCGAACATCGCGAACCCCAGCAGGAACGACACGATGTTGCCGGAGCGGACCGCCGGGATCGCCATCATCCGCAGGTCGATCAGCGGGTGCGCGGCGCGGGACTCCAGCCGGTACCACAGCAGGCCGAGCAGCGCGGACAGGGCGTACAGGCCGGCCGTGCGCCGGTCCGTCCAGCCCCATCCGGAGGCGTTGGTGGTGGCGAGCACGAACGTCGCCAGCGCCCCGGCGAGAAACGGCGCCGGCGCCCAGGAGATCGGCTCGGCGCGGGTGGCCGACGGGCGGACGACGGCGGCGGCCGCGGCCGCGGTCACCACGAGCACCACCATCGGCAGCAGGAACAGCCAGCGGTAGCCCCACAGCGCGACGAGCGGGCCGGCCAGCACCAGGCCGGCGCTCGCCCCGATCCCGCCCAGGGCGGCCAGCACGCCGATCGCGAAC
This genomic stretch from Phytohabitans houttuyneae harbors:
- a CDS encoding MFS transporter, whose amino-acid sequence is MSRRTTATFGVLVVAATAFALLQAMVIPVLPQIQRALDTDARSVTWVVSAYLLSAAVATPVVGRLGDAVGKKPMLVTALLLLAAGSLGAAFAPDIRVMTAARALQGIGGAVMPLAFGIVRDEFPGDRVPFAIGVLAALGGIGASAGLVLAGPLVALWGYRWLFLLPMVVLVVTAAAAAAVVRPSATRAEPISWAPAPFLAGALATFVLATTNASGWGWTDRRTAGLYALSALLGLLWYRLESRAAHPLIDLRMMAIPAVRSGNIVSFLLGFAMFAVYAFVPQILQAPASTGYGAGTSVTGSGLLMLPLASAVFLGGLAAARLVRRAGSRRVVVAACAVIAVCLAAVAWRYATAWQLVTALGVYGLALGVALASLATLVVVSVPASQTAVAGAVNFNARNIGGAVGTAVTATVVTAHLDGGGVPLASGYTAGFVVLAVSMALATALAAAIPVAAGGGTFLTKRMVGNTR
- a CDS encoding DUF7064 domain-containing protein, which codes for MSMFAETIAPEHEYRHVPDDQPAYNESTYYNFCCPEAGVVGWMRVAMQPNQPAGQAGVLVFLPDGETLFGYERTTSVPAAGLAVGGLAFDILEPHRRQRLSFDGPLSSFADPTVLATPGTAFREAPKRETRIRLSVTGNGASFGTNGETPENVLEDSLAIGHYEQFIHVDGELAAGDLSLRLRGGGLRDHSWGPRDWAGPVLYRWITAAFDDGSAVMTLDVLRRDGVRTRRAAAVSGGVATQAELTDLSVEWTADGFCRRAVCEVGTAGGPVTLTGTARAPERFVPLRHRRTTEDGTELVTRIGYSAYEFVTSDGRRGLGVVEMLDQMVDGRPIGMAATAAAGPLPRA
- a CDS encoding phosphotransferase family protein, which encodes MTATSAAPLATGVPAAVGGWLARGLPESVPPFRAERIAGGYSMLTYRVTDVAGHAWVLRHRPAGRHDGGAHDTGREARAMSALHPTAVPVPRVRLVGTAGDPLGLPCHVTDFVDGHVLADADAAATLLDPAALRHASLSVVATLAALHAVDPDEVGLGDLGPRGAYLRRQLHRWRSVIARSSAGEAAPRAARLEAMAARLERRMPRDDRSRVVHGDYRLGNAIVDAGGGIRAVLDWELVTLGEPLADLGLLAAFWDPPAEAMLGVRLATSAPGAASLDEAVAHYAALTGEDLSDFDFHYRMACWRVAGTALRALNRYRSGVMNDDVDTTRFVVACDAWIELAQRPL